In Streptomyces puniciscabiei, the genomic stretch GGCAGGCGATGCGGATCGCGGACGGAGACGGCTCCTGGCAGCTTCTGTTCCAGCACCTCAACCCCGCCAACCTGACCATGCATCAGGCGACCACGGGCACGGAGATCGTACGGCAGCTGAACGGCCGCAAGCCGCACACCTGGGTCGCCGCCATCGGTACGGGCGGGACCCTCATCGGAGTTCTGAACATGCTGCGCACCGTCAATCCCGGTGTGCGGGCGGTGGGCGTGACGCCGGCGGAATCCCCGTACGGGCACGGCGGGGCTCCGGCGACTCCCCGGGGACTGTGCGGCACCGGTGGACTCGGATACGGCCTCAAACAGCCGTTCGTGAAGGCGTACGAGAACGACGTCGCCGCGCACCGCCAGGTCTCCTATCCGGAAGCACTTGAGGGTGCCGCGGAGTTCTTCAGCCTGACCGGCACGCGCATCGGTACGTCCGCCTCGGCGAACTGGCTGGTCGCGCGCGAGATCGCCGCACAGCTGCCCCCCGACGAGGTGGTGGTCACCCTGTTCGCCGACGCCGGGAATCCCGAGCAGTGGGAGGCGGTGGGCACATGACCACGACACCCACGGGACCACTGGCGAGGCCCGAGCACGTCCTGGAGCAGTTCCGGGATCTTGCGGTCGGCCCGACCAGGTTCATGACCGTGTACGCCTGCTACGAGCTCGGGGTCCTGGACCATCTCCGGAAGAACGACGGTACCGGGGTGTCGGCCGCGCAGATGGCCGCGGTGGCCGGCATCCGGCCGGACGCCGTCGAGCAACTGCTGCACCTGCTCGTCAAGGAGGACTTCGTCGTCTACGACGAGAGCACCGGCGGCTACCGGGCCGGCGGCCTCGCCCGCCTCTCCGACGACGAGTTCGCCCGGGCCATGCGCCTGATGACCATGATCAAGGAGGTCTGCCTCCGGCAGCTCTACCACCTGGCCGACAGCGTGCGGACGGGAACGGTGGTGGGCCTGGAAAAGATCTTCGGGTTCCATGGCAACCTCTACGAGGCGTGTGCCGAACACGATGAGCTCCGTACCGCATGGTCCGCGATGATGGATCAGACGACGTCCCTCATCGACCCATGGTTCTTCGAGAACGTCGACATCGAGCACGGCAGCAGGGTGCTGGACCTGGCGGGGCATACCGGACTGGGCGCGATCCTGACGTGCAAGTACAATCCGGAAAAGAATCTGCAGGTAGCCTGCTTCGATTTCCCGGAGAAGCGGGATGACGCGCTGGAGAATTTCCGCGCGCACGGTGTCGAGGAATCCTGCTCCTTCATCGGCGGCGATGTGTTCGACGGCCTCCCCGAAGGCTTCGGAGTTGTCCTGGTGAAGCATTTCCTGGATCAGCTCGGCAAGGAAAACGTATTCCGGGTGCTGCGCGCCGTGTACGAGTGCCTGGAACCCGGCGGCCGGATCTACGCCCTGGTCCCGACCTACCCGGAGGACGTGAAGGACTCGAGCCAGGCAGATTTCTTCCCGGCGTATTTCCTCGGCTGCAGCACGGCCGAGGGCGGTCCGCAGAAGGTCTCCACCTACAAGCAGTGGATGGAGGAATGCGGTTTCACCGCCATAGAGACGATCACTCACGAGTCGGACCTGCGGCCGCCCGAGATGATCCATGTGCATAGCATTCTCTGCGGAGTAAAGGAATAGTCGGTGAAAAAGCGCATCCTGCTGGTGCACAGCCGGTCCGGTCCGCCCCTTGATTTCGCGCTGCCCCGGCTGGCCGCCCGGGCGGAGATCCACGTGCTCGCGTTCCAGCCGCTGCCGGCCGGGACGGAGGAGTACTGCGCCTCGGTCATCCCCGCCCACGAGCGGCGGCTGAAGGGGGACGAGCTGGTCGACGCGATCGTGGAGGCGGCCGGCCAGGTCGGTGCGGACGCGCTGTGCGGCCTGTCGGAGTACACGGTGGTTCCGGTGGCCCTGGCGGCCGACCGGCTGGGCCTTCCCGGCCCGGGTCGGGGGGCGGCGTCATCGCGCGACAAGCGACTGATGCGGGCCGCGTGGGCGAAGGCCGGGGTGCCGCAACCGGCGTACCGGACGGTGGCTTCGGCGGCGGACCTGCGCCAGGCGTTCCGCGAGTTGCGGCCGCCGCTGTTGCTGAAGTCGGCGTGGGGCGCCGGCTCGACCGCGCAGCTCGTCATCTCCTCCGAGGAGCAGATCGGGCCGGCGTGGGAGGAGGCGACGTCGGTGATGAGGACGGCGGATGCGACGAACGTCCTGATGCTGGAGGTGCCGGGCGCGGAGAACGACTTCCTCGCCGAGGAGATCATCCCGGGGACGACGCGGTCCTGGTGGGAGGACGGAAGCGGCTACGGTGACTATCTGAGCGTGGAGGGAATAGTCGTCGAGGGTGTGTATCACCCGGTCTGCATCACGTCGAGGCTGCCGACGATCCCGCCCTTCATGGAGCTGTG encodes the following:
- a CDS encoding PLP-dependent cysteine synthase family protein gives rise to the protein MDEVRKILAPVVDQLLKPFSHVAEAELPSVTAIHERYPGLARFRERLGDTPLIEVPSKPGGATILAKCEWGNPAGSVKDRVAYALVCEAIRRHGNRPAEDLRLVEYSGGNLGLALSYLCAEAEIPLRLVVASFTSESVLDTLRSRGTAVDIAPQEEGFLGTIRQAMRIADGDGSWQLLFQHLNPANLTMHQATTGTEIVRQLNGRKPHTWVAAIGTGGTLIGVLNMLRTVNPGVRAVGVTPAESPYGHGGAPATPRGLCGTGGLGYGLKQPFVKAYENDVAAHRQVSYPEALEGAAEFFSLTGTRIGTSASANWLVAREIAAQLPPDEVVVTLFADAGNPEQWEAVGT
- a CDS encoding ATP-grasp domain-containing protein, whose protein sequence is MLAFQPLPAGTEEYCASVIPAHERRLKGDELVDAIVEAAGQVGADALCGLSEYTVVPVALAADRLGLPGPGRGAASSRDKRLMRAAWAKAGVPQPAYRTVASAADLRQAFRELRPPLLLKSAWGAGSTAQLVISSEEQIGPAWEEATSVMRTADATNVLMLEVPGAENDFLAEEIIPGTTRSWWEDGSGYGDYLSVEGIVVEGVYHPVCITSRLPTIPPFMELCNIAPCELPVRLQRAIESVARAAVDALGLRTCGTHTEIKLMEDGGLALVESAARFGGATILAQIEHVYGLDLVGMLADALLGLPAGPPDSMLTQHDAKGAASTLSLLATNAAGDPWSKDLVWDSRVVDWQSLVTPGTSIETAPGLTIPDGTPMPKYEPSGGKMGLGGVLYMTSADSGTLVHDAYAVLNGLEDALAQGWHERTAPVIPEGNGGLST
- a CDS encoding methyltransferase, with product MTTTPTGPLARPEHVLEQFRDLAVGPTRFMTVYACYELGVLDHLRKNDGTGVSAAQMAAVAGIRPDAVEQLLHLLVKEDFVVYDESTGGYRAGGLARLSDDEFARAMRLMTMIKEVCLRQLYHLADSVRTGTVVGLEKIFGFHGNLYEACAEHDELRTAWSAMMDQTTSLIDPWFFENVDIEHGSRVLDLAGHTGLGAILTCKYNPEKNLQVACFDFPEKRDDALENFRAHGVEESCSFIGGDVFDGLPEGFGVVLVKHFLDQLGKENVFRVLRAVYECLEPGGRIYALVPTYPEDVKDSSQADFFPAYFLGCSTAEGGPQKVSTYKQWMEECGFTAIETITHESDLRPPEMIHVHSILCGVKE